One region of Hoeflea sp. 108 genomic DNA includes:
- a CDS encoding RidA family protein codes for MTWLIKGKLMTTPSFFITPGYGTRLHDALHYSQAMRIGDRVEISGQGGWNDDLVIPESIEEEIEQAFKNVERTLATAGARWPHVVHVNSYHVGGFPPVINETMAKLYRHYMPDRAPIWTQLGIEALGLPTMRIEIRVTAIIA; via the coding sequence TTGACCTGGCTCATCAAAGGCAAACTCATGACAACACCTTCATTCTTCATCACCCCCGGATACGGGACGCGCCTGCATGACGCGCTTCATTATTCTCAGGCAATGCGCATTGGTGACCGCGTGGAGATCTCCGGACAGGGCGGATGGAACGACGATCTCGTCATTCCGGAGTCGATTGAGGAAGAGATCGAGCAGGCGTTCAAGAACGTGGAACGGACGCTCGCGACCGCCGGAGCACGCTGGCCGCATGTGGTCCACGTCAATTCCTATCACGTCGGTGGATTCCCTCCCGTGATCAACGAAACAATGGCCAAGCTGTATCGCCACTACATGCCCGACCGCGCTCCAATCTGGACGCAGTTGGGAATCGAAGCGCTGGGGCTTCCAACCATGCGTATCGAAATTCGCGTAACAGCTATCATCGCCTGA
- a CDS encoding MFS transporter encodes MDTMRSAGKRGLVLAPVAALLLSVAALLLGNGLLSTLLIVRAGHEGFSTGAISAMMSFYFAGFTIGAVVLPPIIVSVGHVRTFAGFAAIASMTALLHVAFVEPVAWMPLRLITGFAYAGMILATESWLNAHALPSTRGQLLSIFGVVSMGSWAIGQALLNIAPPADVTLFLIVSLLISAAVVPITLLPSHPPAQVEQEWVAFRDLVLVSPLAAAGAFLAGLAIGGFWGMGANFAQSIGLDVGGISAFMAAVLGGTLAFHWPLGWLSDRVPRNLVIAGAALASAASAIGVALAVEAPLPLLLAAGALFGGFGIPIYSLCLAVANDDLPAGRLLGTARGLLLLNGIGTAAGPLIGAAAMNIVGPGGLFLYAAALLTLLAVLAIARRQPRRANQAKAAPRSPSTPMITGSLDTMICMEKRAQGVRD; translated from the coding sequence ATGGATACCATGAGGTCGGCGGGCAAGCGCGGCCTCGTTCTCGCGCCGGTGGCGGCGCTGCTGCTGAGCGTCGCCGCTCTGCTGCTGGGCAATGGCCTGCTGAGCACGCTCCTGATCGTGAGAGCCGGCCATGAGGGGTTCTCGACCGGCGCGATCAGCGCGATGATGTCCTTCTACTTCGCGGGTTTCACGATCGGCGCGGTCGTGTTGCCACCGATCATCGTCTCCGTGGGACATGTCAGAACCTTCGCCGGCTTCGCGGCCATTGCCTCGATGACCGCCCTTCTCCATGTGGCGTTCGTGGAGCCGGTCGCCTGGATGCCGCTTCGCCTGATTACCGGCTTCGCCTACGCGGGCATGATCCTCGCAACGGAGAGTTGGCTCAACGCCCACGCATTGCCATCCACGCGCGGGCAGCTCCTGTCGATATTCGGAGTTGTCTCTATGGGCTCATGGGCAATCGGGCAGGCGTTACTCAACATCGCACCGCCCGCCGACGTGACATTGTTCCTCATCGTGTCGCTGCTGATATCAGCGGCGGTGGTTCCGATCACCTTGCTGCCCAGTCATCCGCCGGCCCAGGTGGAACAGGAATGGGTCGCGTTCAGGGACCTCGTCCTCGTATCACCTCTCGCTGCGGCTGGCGCTTTCCTGGCCGGCCTGGCTATCGGTGGTTTCTGGGGCATGGGCGCGAACTTCGCCCAGAGCATCGGCCTCGATGTGGGCGGTATCTCCGCCTTCATGGCTGCGGTTCTTGGTGGAACGCTTGCCTTCCATTGGCCACTCGGTTGGCTTTCGGATCGAGTGCCCCGGAATCTTGTCATCGCCGGTGCGGCGCTGGCGTCCGCAGCGTCTGCCATCGGCGTAGCGTTGGCGGTGGAAGCGCCTCTGCCGCTGCTCCTTGCGGCGGGTGCGCTGTTCGGCGGCTTTGGCATCCCGATTTATTCGTTGTGTCTCGCCGTCGCAAACGACGATCTTCCGGCCGGTCGGCTACTCGGCACCGCGCGCGGGCTTCTGTTGCTCAACGGGATCGGGACAGCCGCTGGCCCCCTAATAGGAGCAGCTGCAATGAATATCGTCGGCCCTGGCGGCCTGTTCCTTTATGCGGCGGCGTTGCTCACGCTCCTGGCAGTGCTGGCCATCGCCCGCAGGCAGCCGAGGCGCGCCAACCAGGCCAAGGCGGCCCCCCGTTCTCCGAGCACGCCGATGATAACCGGATCTCTCGATACGATGATATGCATGGAGAAGCGGGCGCAGGGCGTGCGGGATTAG
- a CDS encoding DM13 domain-containing protein produces the protein MRRWVILIATHLAMLAMGFAGGVYTLPILTAPQAPDAADLRTISAETLYAGRLARDLKGSDLLHWGEGEIRVSRDRIAHIGRLAPGPDYKLYLAPRFVDTKEAFLLIKDRSVRVGDVKTFNGFIVEVPAGIDVRAYNTVVIWCEAFDQFISAAEYQPSSQARE, from the coding sequence ATGCGGCGCTGGGTCATCCTGATTGCCACCCATCTCGCGATGCTCGCCATGGGCTTCGCGGGCGGTGTCTACACGCTGCCGATCCTGACCGCCCCCCAGGCCCCGGACGCGGCGGACTTGCGGACCATCTCAGCCGAGACGCTCTACGCAGGGCGTCTGGCCCGCGATCTCAAAGGCAGCGACCTGCTTCACTGGGGGGAAGGCGAGATCCGGGTCTCGCGCGACCGTATCGCCCATATCGGGCGCCTCGCCCCTGGTCCTGACTACAAGCTCTACCTCGCACCACGTTTCGTCGACACGAAGGAGGCCTTTCTCCTGATCAAGGACAGATCAGTCCGCGTGGGCGACGTGAAGACGTTCAACGGCTTCATCGTCGAGGTGCCTGCCGGCATCGATGTCCGTGCCTACAACACGGTCGTCATCTGGTGTGAAGCATTCGACCAGTTCATCAGTGCGGCAGAGTATCAACCCTCAAGTCAGGCCCGAGAATGA
- a CDS encoding thiol-disulfide isomerase, whose amino-acid sequence MSVDERQAPELRVQRWIGVDGESIAPLKLSDLGTGPKVLFAFQHWCRGCHLHGFPTLQRLHGALSAKGVGFAVIQTVFEGADENTFEKLRVNQLKYALPVAFGHDEPPAGATLPTFMEDYRTRGTPWFSVMDAGGRIVFSDFHLDADQLVKGLELV is encoded by the coding sequence ATGAGCGTCGACGAACGACAAGCCCCCGAGCTGCGGGTGCAGAGATGGATTGGCGTGGATGGAGAAAGCATCGCGCCGCTCAAGCTGTCGGATCTCGGCACCGGCCCGAAAGTTCTCTTCGCCTTCCAGCACTGGTGCCGTGGCTGCCATTTGCATGGATTTCCGACGCTACAAAGGTTGCATGGTGCATTGAGCGCCAAGGGCGTGGGCTTCGCGGTGATCCAGACCGTCTTCGAAGGAGCGGATGAGAACACCTTCGAGAAGCTGCGCGTGAACCAGCTCAAGTATGCGCTTCCTGTCGCGTTCGGTCACGACGAGCCACCTGCCGGCGCGACGCTTCCCACCTTCATGGAGGACTACCGCACGCGGGGAACGCCCTGGTTCTCCGTGATGGACGCTGGCGGCCGCATCGTATTCTCGGACTTCCATCTCGACGCCGATCAGCTCGTGAAGGGACTGGAGCTGGTGTAA
- a CDS encoding DUF1330 domain-containing protein: MEAFVVFTREETTDPEELATYSAGVGPSFDGHDVTFLAAYGAMEHLEGPPVEGAVILRFPTMQAARDWYHSPAYQTIAAHRFAGSRYRAFIIEGRR, translated from the coding sequence ATGGAAGCGTTCGTCGTCTTCACCCGCGAAGAAACCACCGATCCGGAAGAACTCGCAACCTATTCTGCAGGCGTCGGCCCATCGTTCGATGGCCACGACGTAACCTTTCTCGCCGCTTATGGCGCGATGGAGCATTTGGAGGGGCCACCCGTCGAAGGGGCCGTAATTTTGCGGTTCCCGACGATGCAGGCCGCCCGTGATTGGTATCATAGCCCCGCCTACCAAACCATCGCTGCGCACCGTTTTGCCGGTTCCCGCTATCGCGCCTTTATCATCGAGGGGCGGCGGTGA
- a CDS encoding heme-binding protein yields the protein MTKSIATASINRETAVALIDAAIAAARTIGIPAAVAVVDATGNLRAFERTDDAPFLTVDVAIDKAWSSASFGYPTHVWNDYVSNDPKVAPLAYRPRMVAVGGGYPILEDGKLIGGIGISGGNYQQDQDACVEALMKIGFELPA from the coding sequence ATGACGAAATCCATTGCCACCGCCTCGATCAACCGCGAAACCGCCGTCGCCCTCATCGATGCTGCGATCGCCGCGGCACGTACAATCGGCATCCCGGCTGCGGTCGCCGTCGTCGACGCCACCGGTAACCTGCGCGCGTTCGAGCGCACTGATGACGCGCCGTTTCTCACCGTCGATGTTGCCATCGACAAGGCTTGGAGTTCCGCCTCGTTTGGGTACCCGACCCATGTCTGGAACGACTATGTTTCGAACGATCCAAAAGTGGCGCCGCTGGCCTATCGCCCCCGGATGGTCGCTGTCGGCGGAGGCTATCCGATCCTGGAAGACGGGAAGTTGATCGGCGGGATCGGCATCTCCGGAGGCAACTATCAGCAGGATCAGGATGCGTGCGTCGAGGCACTCATGAAAATCGGGTTCGAGCTGCCAGCCTGA
- a CDS encoding zinc-binding alcohol dehydrogenase family protein yields MKAVGYKVPAPIAEDAALVDIDLPRPVAEGGDILVEVKAVSVNPVDYKIRSSTPPADGDWKVLGWDAAGIVREVGPDVTQFAPGDEVYYAGSLIRPGTNAEFHLVDARIVGRKPVSLDWAEAAALPLTTLTAWEAMFDRLDVTKPVPGAAPAILIIGGAGGVGSIAIQIARQRTDLIVISTASRPETREWVKGLGAHHVIDHSRPLAPQIAELNIGAPAFVFSTTHTEQHASDIAELIAPQGRFGFIDDPKALDVMLFKRKAVSIHHELMFTRSLYGTPDMDEQGKILNSLAVLVDDGKIRTTLTEKLSPINAANLKTVHALIESGAARGKIVLEGF; encoded by the coding sequence ATGAAAGCCGTTGGTTATAAGGTTCCGGCACCCATCGCCGAGGACGCCGCGCTGGTCGACATCGATCTGCCTAGGCCTGTCGCTGAAGGAGGCGATATCCTGGTTGAGGTGAAGGCTGTCTCGGTCAACCCGGTCGACTATAAAATCCGCAGCAGCACGCCGCCCGCTGATGGCGATTGGAAAGTGCTGGGATGGGATGCGGCCGGGATCGTGCGCGAGGTCGGCCCCGACGTGACGCAATTCGCCCCAGGCGACGAGGTCTATTATGCCGGATCGCTCATAAGGCCCGGCACCAATGCGGAGTTCCATCTCGTCGACGCCCGGATCGTCGGTCGTAAACCCGTGTCGCTCGACTGGGCGGAAGCGGCGGCGCTGCCACTCACGACGTTGACGGCCTGGGAAGCCATGTTCGATCGCCTGGACGTGACGAAGCCCGTCCCCGGGGCGGCGCCGGCGATCCTCATCATCGGTGGTGCGGGTGGGGTCGGGTCGATCGCCATCCAGATCGCGCGACAGCGCACGGATCTCATCGTCATCTCCACCGCCTCTCGGCCGGAAACCCGGGAGTGGGTTAAAGGGCTTGGGGCTCATCATGTCATCGACCACTCTCGGCCGCTCGCGCCACAGATTGCCGAGCTCAACATCGGCGCTCCCGCTTTCGTGTTCTCGACCACGCATACCGAGCAGCATGCATCCGACATCGCCGAACTGATCGCCCCGCAAGGACGGTTCGGATTCATCGACGATCCCAAGGCACTCGACGTCATGCTGTTCAAGCGCAAGGCAGTGTCGATCCACCACGAGCTGATGTTCACACGGTCGCTCTACGGCACGCCCGACATGGATGAGCAGGGCAAGATCCTCAATTCGCTGGCGGTGCTGGTGGACGACGGCAAAATTCGCACGACGCTAACGGAAAAATTGTCGCCAATTAATGCCGCCAATCTGAAGACGGTGCACGCACTGATCGAAAGTGGCGCGGCAAGAGGGAAGATTGTCCTCGAAGGCTTCTGA
- a CDS encoding sulfite oxidase-like oxidoreductase yields the protein MVTRGFTGRGPGGDQSDRIPPGQHLVENFPVLTAGPTPNVEPSDWKFTVKIGPKPVKVWNWSEFNALPKTKVTRDIHCVTSWSKLDTAWEGVLVEDILADAGLDRPTDFVLAHCYDNYSTNIPLADLLSGKAMVALNYAGKPLPRDHGGPARLLVPHLYFWKSAKWVNALQFTTRDEAGFWELRGYHIYGDPWREQRYTND from the coding sequence ATGGTCACCAGAGGTTTCACAGGCCGCGGTCCAGGCGGCGACCAGTCCGATCGGATTCCGCCGGGTCAGCATCTCGTGGAGAATTTCCCTGTTCTGACGGCCGGGCCAACGCCGAACGTGGAGCCCTCCGATTGGAAATTCACCGTCAAGATCGGTCCGAAGCCGGTCAAAGTGTGGAATTGGAGCGAGTTCAACGCTCTACCGAAGACCAAGGTGACCCGAGACATTCACTGCGTCACGTCCTGGTCCAAGCTGGATACCGCGTGGGAGGGCGTACTCGTAGAAGACATCCTTGCAGATGCAGGGCTCGATCGGCCCACCGATTTCGTCTTGGCGCACTGCTACGATAACTACTCGACAAACATCCCGCTGGCGGATCTTCTCTCCGGGAAAGCGATGGTCGCCCTCAACTATGCGGGCAAGCCGCTTCCCCGCGATCATGGAGGGCCGGCGCGTCTTCTGGTTCCGCACCTTTACTTCTGGAAGTCCGCCAAATGGGTGAACGCGCTGCAATTCACAACGCGTGACGAGGCCGGATTTTGGGAGCTGCGCGGCTATCACATCTACGGCGATCCGTGGCGCGAGCAACGATACACCAATGACTGA
- a CDS encoding ferredoxin reductase, translating to MTENGAQIAWQPCVIDEIVQQTPSIKSFFLRLSKPFAHIAGQHVDVRLTAPGGYSAMRSYSIASSAISSPIVELAIERLPDGEVSPFFHDVAAIGDEIELRGPLGGHFLWPEPAIDPVLLIGAGSGLVPLMAMIRQRRALAQVVPTALLLSARTAEDVLFSKELHSIECSDPAFALALAITRENPIRASDFARRIDGVMVQEVLARLHRKPTQVFVCGSNGFVNIATEGALLAGLDPTIIKTERYGG from the coding sequence ATGACTGAAAACGGCGCGCAAATCGCGTGGCAGCCATGCGTAATCGACGAAATCGTCCAACAGACCCCGAGTATCAAGAGCTTCTTCCTTCGGTTGAGCAAACCGTTCGCGCACATCGCAGGGCAGCATGTCGATGTCCGGCTGACCGCGCCCGGTGGCTACAGTGCGATGCGGAGTTACTCGATCGCGTCTTCGGCAATCTCGTCTCCGATCGTCGAGCTCGCTATCGAGCGCCTACCGGATGGCGAAGTTTCGCCGTTCTTTCACGATGTCGCAGCGATCGGCGACGAAATCGAACTTCGTGGTCCACTCGGTGGCCATTTCCTATGGCCTGAACCTGCCATAGACCCAGTGCTGTTGATCGGGGCAGGCTCGGGCCTCGTGCCGTTGATGGCAATGATCCGGCAGCGCCGCGCACTAGCCCAGGTCGTGCCGACAGCGCTGCTCCTGTCCGCACGAACCGCTGAAGACGTTCTCTTCTCAAAAGAGCTTCATTCCATCGAATGCAGCGATCCGGCATTCGCCTTGGCGCTGGCAATTACGCGCGAGAACCCGATCCGCGCATCGGACTTTGCGCGACGGATCGACGGCGTGATGGTCCAAGAAGTTCTGGCCCGGCTTCACCGAAAGCCCACACAAGTATTCGTTTGCGGGTCCAACGGTTTCGTCAACATCGCGACCGAGGGCGCGCTGCTGGCCGGCCTGGACCCCACCATTATCAAAACCGAGCGCTACGGTGGTTAG
- a CDS encoding thiolase family protein — translation MSRFAEPVFVAAGLRTPFGRGGGALAAYDAISLSVPVVQAMAAQAEPDLLVWGTVIPNLGWSNIARETWLDAKLNPAVPAFSVVLACSTSMTATFAAAGMLGGGTHLTMVGGSEVMSRPSIALTADASKRLTDLFAQDATAALAALQSLTPRDYVLPTKGWANRITGRTMGDHMEETAKAWRVSRVAQDDWALKSHQRAVAGWERGFFDDLVISLPELARDANPRADTSPERLAALKPAFDRDSGRGTLTAGNSSPITDGAAGCWVATEAGVARLPAGTPYARLVDYEISAVDLHTEGLLMAPSYGIPRLLARHQLSFSDIALWEIHEAFAAQVLANVAAITDREWVRATAGVQAAMGDFNWDRVNPNGGSVALGHPFGATGARDLSQAVKELWAMPPGSRAIVSICADGGQGTVALLERG, via the coding sequence ATGAGCCGCTTTGCCGAACCCGTCTTCGTTGCAGCCGGCCTTCGGACCCCTTTCGGCCGCGGTGGAGGCGCGTTGGCGGCGTACGACGCCATCTCTCTGTCCGTGCCTGTCGTACAGGCGATGGCGGCGCAGGCGGAGCCCGATCTCCTCGTCTGGGGAACCGTGATCCCGAATTTGGGCTGGAGCAATATTGCTCGCGAAACCTGGCTTGATGCCAAGCTCAATCCGGCTGTTCCGGCGTTCTCCGTCGTCCTGGCATGCTCGACCAGCATGACGGCGACCTTCGCTGCGGCAGGGATGCTGGGCGGAGGAACCCACCTCACCATGGTCGGCGGGTCCGAAGTCATGAGCCGGCCGTCAATCGCCCTGACGGCCGATGCATCGAAGCGGCTCACCGACCTCTTTGCGCAGGATGCGACCGCCGCGCTTGCCGCCCTCCAGTCTCTGACGCCACGAGACTACGTGCTCCCCACAAAGGGCTGGGCCAACCGGATCACCGGAAGGACGATGGGTGATCATATGGAGGAGACCGCCAAGGCTTGGCGGGTCTCGCGCGTCGCGCAGGATGATTGGGCGCTCAAGAGCCACCAGCGGGCAGTCGCTGGTTGGGAACGTGGCTTCTTCGACGATCTGGTGATTTCGCTGCCTGAGCTGGCGCGCGATGCGAACCCGCGCGCCGATACGTCGCCCGAACGGCTGGCCGCACTCAAGCCCGCCTTCGATCGCGACAGCGGGAGGGGAACCCTGACCGCCGGCAACAGCTCACCGATTACGGATGGAGCCGCCGGGTGTTGGGTCGCTACCGAAGCCGGTGTGGCGAGACTCCCGGCGGGCACCCCCTACGCGCGGCTCGTCGATTACGAGATCTCTGCCGTCGATCTCCACACTGAGGGCCTGCTGATGGCGCCCTCCTATGGCATTCCGCGCCTGCTCGCGCGGCATCAACTCAGCTTCTCCGACATCGCACTCTGGGAAATCCACGAAGCCTTCGCAGCCCAGGTCCTGGCGAACGTCGCGGCCATCACCGATCGGGAGTGGGTGCGCGCGACAGCCGGTGTCCAGGCGGCTATGGGCGATTTCAACTGGGACCGCGTCAATCCCAATGGAGGCTCGGTCGCCCTAGGTCATCCGTTCGGCGCTACAGGCGCGCGCGACCTCAGCCAGGCGGTGAAGGAACTTTGGGCCATGCCGCCCGGATCGCGGGCAATCGTCAGCATCTGCGCCGACGGCGGTCAAGGCACAGTCGCCCTCCTCGAACGCGGCTGA
- a CDS encoding DUF427 domain-containing protein has translation MVSAIWKDTTIATSDETVVVEGNHYFPPSAVDFGLLEMSPHTSVCPIKGAARYFHVRVGDALNVNAAWTYPDPTPGAEGIRDHIAFWKGVEVA, from the coding sequence TTGGTCTCAGCTATCTGGAAAGACACCACCATCGCCACAAGCGACGAGACAGTCGTCGTCGAGGGAAACCACTACTTCCCACCTTCGGCAGTCGATTTCGGCCTGCTCGAGATGAGCCCCCACACGTCTGTCTGTCCGATCAAGGGCGCCGCGCGCTACTTCCATGTGCGTGTGGGAGACGCGCTCAACGTGAACGCAGCCTGGACCTATCCAGATCCGACGCCAGGCGCCGAGGGCATCCGGGATCATATCGCCTTCTGGAAAGGCGTGGAGGTTGCGTAG
- a CDS encoding DNA starvation/stationary phase protection protein, whose product MTNNNASALPTPSDLDECAAMTVADALKIILANSYAIYLKTKNFHWHVSGPYFRDYHLLLDEQAAEILAVTDAIAERARKTGNTTIRSIGDIARHQTIKDNDAEFVTPQDMLGELRADNLHMVESFRRAKDVADKAKDNATSGLIDAWTDEAERRAWFLFEISR is encoded by the coding sequence ATGACGAACAACAATGCCTCCGCCCTTCCGACACCTTCTGATCTTGACGAATGCGCGGCGATGACTGTCGCCGACGCTCTGAAGATCATTCTGGCGAACAGCTACGCGATTTACCTGAAGACAAAAAATTTCCACTGGCACGTCTCCGGACCCTACTTCAGGGACTATCACCTGCTTCTTGATGAGCAGGCCGCAGAGATCCTCGCCGTCACCGATGCGATCGCCGAGCGCGCCCGAAAGACGGGCAACACCACCATTCGGTCGATCGGCGATATCGCGCGCCACCAGACCATCAAGGACAATGATGCTGAGTTCGTGACGCCGCAGGACATGCTGGGCGAACTCCGCGCCGACAATCTCCACATGGTCGAGTCGTTTCGCCGCGCAAAGGATGTCGCGGACAAGGCGAAGGATAATGCGACGTCCGGCCTGATCGATGCCTGGACGGACGAGGCTGAGCGCCGTGCGTGGTTCCTCTTCGAAATCAGCCGCTAG
- a CDS encoding peptide-methionine (S)-S-oxide reductase: MMAKAGFGGGCHWCTEGVFQALRGVAQVDQGFVQSDAPADTWSEGVIVTFDPSVIPLATLSEVHLRTHSAARARSPRSKYRSAIYIFEESQRPEAEQAIVRFAGASAKAVHTLVLPFKGFRASDERYQNYYRTDPSRPFCRRYIDPKLDHIRRHFSELALPEANPTVRQVIDSGDGS; this comes from the coding sequence ATGATGGCGAAGGCCGGCTTTGGAGGGGGATGCCATTGGTGCACAGAAGGCGTGTTCCAGGCGTTGCGCGGCGTCGCCCAGGTCGACCAGGGCTTTGTCCAGTCGGACGCGCCGGCAGATACCTGGTCAGAAGGGGTGATCGTCACCTTCGATCCATCGGTTATTCCGTTGGCGACGCTGTCCGAGGTGCATCTCAGAACGCATTCCGCTGCCAGGGCCCGCTCGCCTCGCAGCAAGTACCGCAGCGCGATCTACATCTTTGAAGAGAGCCAGCGGCCGGAGGCCGAACAGGCGATCGTCCGCTTCGCCGGCGCGTCTGCCAAGGCGGTGCACACCCTGGTCCTCCCGTTTAAAGGTTTCAGAGCGTCGGACGAGCGTTACCAAAACTACTATCGAACCGACCCGAGCAGGCCCTTCTGCCGCCGCTACATCGATCCCAAGCTGGATCATATCCGACGGCACTTTTCGGAACTGGCGCTCCCTGAAGCGAACCCGACTGTCCGGCAAGTCATCGATAGCGGTGATGGTTCGTAG
- a CDS encoding type IV toxin-antitoxin system AbiEi family antitoxin domain-containing protein yields MRKRDRLRAERIVAAGGPMPNLRERAVMLAEKLGEVRTRDLTEVGIPRCYLTRMCEEGLLIKVGYGRYRAVPRRAA; encoded by the coding sequence ATGCGCAAGCGTGATCGACTGAGAGCAGAAAGGATTGTCGCTGCCGGCGGGCCGATGCCGAATCTCCGAGAGCGCGCAGTGATGTTGGCGGAGAAGCTAGGCGAAGTCCGCACCCGTGATTTGACGGAGGTCGGCATTCCTCGGTGCTACTTAACAAGGATGTGCGAGGAAGGACTGTTGATCAAGGTTGGCTACGGGCGTTACCGCGCTGTTCCGCGGCGAGCCGCTTAA
- a CDS encoding NAD(P)-binding domain-containing protein: protein MPDPTSPAPMTTIGIIGAGEVGSQIARAAIANGYRVVIANSRGPETLAGLVAELGPPARAATAAGAAEAGEFVVIAVPLKLVNDMPVAQLANKIVLDTNNYMPWRDGRYALVDTGAKTEHELRQDQLPTSKVAKAFTHIQAPRLLLSARPAGTPGRHALSVSSDYPEAVALVTRLYDQFGFDTADNSPLSESWRSAPGQPAWHAHDHQTRPALIANLAKATPLPPR, encoded by the coding sequence GTGCCTGATCCGACCTCGCCCGCGCCGATGACCACCATCGGCATCATCGGCGCGGGCGAGGTCGGCAGCCAGATTGCCCGCGCCGCCATCGCCAACGGCTATCGGGTTGTCATCGCCAACTCGCGGGGGCCCGAAACCCTGGCCGGGCTGGTCGCGGAGCTCGGGCCGCCTGCCCGCGCCGCGACCGCTGCCGGTGCGGCGGAGGCGGGAGAATTCGTCGTGATCGCGGTCCCGCTCAAGCTGGTCAACGACATGCCCGTGGCGCAACTGGCGAACAAGATCGTGCTCGACACCAACAACTATATGCCGTGGCGCGACGGGCGCTATGCCCTCGTCGATACCGGCGCGAAGACCGAACACGAACTGCGGCAGGACCAGCTGCCAACGTCCAAGGTCGCGAAGGCGTTCACGCATATCCAGGCACCGCGCCTGTTGCTGTCGGCGCGGCCCGCTGGCACGCCGGGGCGGCACGCGCTGTCGGTGTCGAGCGACTATCCCGAAGCGGTGGCGCTGGTCACGCGACTGTACGACCAGTTCGGCTTCGACACGGCGGACAACAGCCCGCTTAGCGAGTCCTGGCGGAGCGCTCCGGGTCAGCCCGCATGGCACGCGCACGACCATCAAACGCGTCCCGCGCTGATTGCGAACCTTGCCAAGGCGACACCGCTCCCACCGAGATAG
- the bdcA gene encoding SDR family oxidoreductase, which yields MGVFEAKSVLVLGGSRGIGAAIVRRFVADGAKVTFTYSGSPDAAHALAAETGSTAVETDSADRDAVIARVKDSGALDVLVVNAGIGVFGDSLEQDPDAIDRLFRINIHAPYHASVEAARQMPQGGRIIVIGSVNGDRMPVPGMSSYALSKSALQGMARGLARDFGSRGITINVVQPGPIDTDANPADGPMKELLHSFMAIKRHGRPEEVAGMVAYLAGPEAGFVTGAMHTIDGAFGA from the coding sequence ATGGGTGTGTTTGAGGCGAAATCCGTTCTCGTGCTGGGTGGCAGTCGGGGGATCGGCGCGGCGATCGTTCGGCGTTTTGTGGCAGATGGCGCGAAGGTGACCTTTACCTATTCCGGTTCGCCTGACGCGGCCCACGCGCTGGCGGCCGAAACGGGCAGCACCGCTGTCGAGACGGACAGCGCGGATCGCGACGCGGTGATCGCGCGCGTGAAGGACAGTGGCGCGCTCGACGTGCTGGTCGTCAATGCCGGAATCGGTGTTTTCGGCGATTCTCTGGAGCAGGATCCGGACGCAATCGACCGGCTGTTCCGGATCAATATCCACGCGCCCTATCATGCCTCGGTCGAGGCCGCGCGCCAGATGCCCCAGGGTGGCCGGATCATCGTCATCGGATCGGTGAACGGCGACCGGATGCCCGTTCCAGGCATGTCCTCCTACGCGCTCAGCAAGTCTGCGCTGCAAGGGATGGCGCGCGGGCTGGCACGCGACTTCGGGTCCCGCGGGATCACGATTAATGTGGTGCAGCCCGGCCCGATCGACACCGACGCCAATCCGGCGGACGGACCGATGAAGGAGCTGCTGCACAGCTTCATGGCGATCAAGCGCCACGGCCGGCCAGAGGAAGTCGCGGGCATGGTGGCGTACCTCGCCGGCCCGGAGGCGGGGTTCGTTACGGGCGCCATGCACACCATCGACGGCGCGTTCGGTGCCTGA